A DNA window from Trichosurus vulpecula isolate mTriVul1 chromosome 2, mTriVul1.pri, whole genome shotgun sequence contains the following coding sequences:
- the LOC118838086 gene encoding intraflagellar transport protein 25 homolog produces the protein MRVVDLCLASEGTEVILATSSDEKYPPENIIDGNSTTFWTTTGMFPQEFIICFHKHVKIERLSLQCYFVRSIRIEKSNAKEPVDFERWVERDLVHTEGQLQMEEFMFRDGYATHLRFIIKSAFDHFVSVHKVAIEGISVSSLT, from the coding sequence ATGCGTGTGGTAGATCTGTGCCTGGCCTCCGAGGGCACCGAGGTCATCTTGGCCACGTCCAGCGACGAGAAGTACCCGCCCGAGAACATTATTGATGGGAATTCAACCACGTTCTGGACCACCACGGGGATGTTCCCCCAGGAGTTCATTATTTGTTTCCACAAACACGTGAAGATTGAAAGACTCTCCCTCCAGTGCTATTTTGTGCGGAGTATAAGGATCGAGAAGAGCAATGCCAAAGAACCGGTTGACTTTGAACGGTGGGTAGAAAGAGACCTGGTGCACACCGAGGGACAGCTTCAGATGGAAGAGTTTATGTTCCGGGACGGCTACGCGACTCACTTGCGGTTCATTATCAAATCAGCCTTCGATCACTTTGTATCTGTGCACAAAGTTGCTATAGAAGGAATCAGTGTCTCATCCCTCACCTGA